A section of the Gallus gallus isolate bGalGal1 chromosome 4, bGalGal1.mat.broiler.GRCg7b, whole genome shotgun sequence genome encodes:
- the LOC771871 gene encoding uncharacterized protein LOC771871 isoform X4, producing MPGSPTLLLLLSLGLCCTDAQGQTDAVADRFLNRNMKHPQEGQQLELECPPYDRDKPIFWIRLDKFGNIHFLVSSTPVSVQGMAFYGSKGTSSQFDTWWRGNTNLLVVKNFTTQDEGTYFCISYTNQVLHFSSGQPTFFPGTNSKNTLHFCYDVVMRVNLAGACLLLLTAITITITHCQSWINISQSILHSQTITENLETSFHQTVLPLPSRNT from the exons ATGCCCGGGTCTCCcacactgctcctcctgctcagcctggggctct GCTGCACCGATGCTCAGGGACAGACGGATGCAGTGGCGGACAGGTTCCTCAACAGGAATATGAAGCATCCCCAGGAGGGACAGCAACTGGAGCTGGAGTGCCCACCTTATGACAGGGATAAACCTATCTTCTGGATACGTCTAGATAAGTTTGGGAACATCCACTTTCTCGTCTCCAGTACCCCTGTTTCCGTCCAGGGGATGGCATTCTATGGGAGTAAGGGAACATCTTCACAGTTTGATACATGGTGGAGAGGCAACACCAATCTGCTGGTGGTAAAGAACTTCACAACCCAGGATGAGGGGACCTATTTCTGCATCAGCTACACCAACCAGgtgctgcacttcagctctGGACAACCCACTTTCTTCCCAG GAACAAACAGCAAGAATACACTGCATTTCTGCTATGATGTGGTCATGCGGGTTAACCTGGCTGgtgcctgcctcctgctcctcactgccataACCATCACCATCACGCACTGCCAAA GTTGGATCAATATTTCTCAATCTATTCTGCACTCTCAGACAATAACTGAAAACTTAGAAACTTCATTCCATCAGACTGTATTGCCTCTACCATCCCGAAATACATAA
- the LOC771871 gene encoding T-cell surface glycoprotein CD8 alpha chain-like isoform X1, whose protein sequence is MPGSPTLLLLLSLGLCCTDAQGQTDAVADRFLNRNMKHPQEGQQLELECPPYDRDKPIFWIRLDKFGNIHFLVSSTPVSVQGMAFYGSKGTSSQFDTWWRGNTNLLVVKNFTTQDEGTYFCISYTNQVLHFSSGQPTFFPVTTKAAPTTLATTTPSSQVTKKDNSQQSPDAGTNSKNTLHFCYDVVMRVNLAGACLLLLTAITITITHCQSWINISQSILHSQTITENLETSFHQTVLPLPSRNT, encoded by the exons ATGCCCGGGTCTCCcacactgctcctcctgctcagcctggggctct GCTGCACCGATGCTCAGGGACAGACGGATGCAGTGGCGGACAGGTTCCTCAACAGGAATATGAAGCATCCCCAGGAGGGACAGCAACTGGAGCTGGAGTGCCCACCTTATGACAGGGATAAACCTATCTTCTGGATACGTCTAGATAAGTTTGGGAACATCCACTTTCTCGTCTCCAGTACCCCTGTTTCCGTCCAGGGGATGGCATTCTATGGGAGTAAGGGAACATCTTCACAGTTTGATACATGGTGGAGAGGCAACACCAATCTGCTGGTGGTAAAGAACTTCACAACCCAGGATGAGGGGACCTATTTCTGCATCAGCTACACCAACCAGgtgctgcacttcagctctGGACAACCCACTTTCTTCCCAG tCACAACTAAAGCGGCACCCACCACACTTGCAACCAccacccccagcagccaggtCACCAAGAAGGACAATTCACAACAGAGTCCAGATGCAG GAACAAACAGCAAGAATACACTGCATTTCTGCTATGATGTGGTCATGCGGGTTAACCTGGCTGgtgcctgcctcctgctcctcactgccataACCATCACCATCACGCACTGCCAAA GTTGGATCAATATTTCTCAATCTATTCTGCACTCTCAGACAATAACTGAAAACTTAGAAACTTCATTCCATCAGACTGTATTGCCTCTACCATCCCGAAATACATAA
- the LOC771871 gene encoding T-cell surface glycoprotein CD8 alpha chain-like isoform X3: protein MPGSPTLLLLLSLGLCCTDAQGQTDAVADRFLNRNMKHPQEGQQLELECPPYDRDKPIFWIRLDKFGNIHFLVSSTPVSVQGMAFYGSKGTSSQFDTWWRGNTNLLVVKNFTTQDEGTYFCISYTNQVLHFSSGQPTFFPVTTKAAPTTLATTTPSSQVTKKDNSQQSPDAGTNSKNTLHFCYDVVMRVNLAGACLLLLTAITITITHCQRPSSP from the exons ATGCCCGGGTCTCCcacactgctcctcctgctcagcctggggctct GCTGCACCGATGCTCAGGGACAGACGGATGCAGTGGCGGACAGGTTCCTCAACAGGAATATGAAGCATCCCCAGGAGGGACAGCAACTGGAGCTGGAGTGCCCACCTTATGACAGGGATAAACCTATCTTCTGGATACGTCTAGATAAGTTTGGGAACATCCACTTTCTCGTCTCCAGTACCCCTGTTTCCGTCCAGGGGATGGCATTCTATGGGAGTAAGGGAACATCTTCACAGTTTGATACATGGTGGAGAGGCAACACCAATCTGCTGGTGGTAAAGAACTTCACAACCCAGGATGAGGGGACCTATTTCTGCATCAGCTACACCAACCAGgtgctgcacttcagctctGGACAACCCACTTTCTTCCCAG tCACAACTAAAGCGGCACCCACCACACTTGCAACCAccacccccagcagccaggtCACCAAGAAGGACAATTCACAACAGAGTCCAGATGCAG GAACAAACAGCAAGAATACACTGCATTTCTGCTATGATGTGGTCATGCGGGTTAACCTGGCTGgtgcctgcctcctgctcctcactgccataACCATCACCATCACGCACTGCCAAA GACCAAGCTCACCGTAA
- the LOC771871 gene encoding uncharacterized protein LOC771871 isoform X2 — protein MPGSPTLLLLLSLGLCCTDAQGQTDAVADRFLNRNMKHPQEGQQLELECPPYDRDKPIFWIRLDKFGNIHFLVSSTPVSVQGMAFYGSKGTSSQFDTWWRGNTNLLVVKNFTTQDEGTYFCISYTNQVLHFSSGQPTFFPVTTKAAPTTLATTTPSSQVTKKDNSQQSPDAAEHITLSDSHGAARSPQRTAHSRAEMQEQTARIHCISAMMWSCGLTWLVPASCSSLP, from the exons ATGCCCGGGTCTCCcacactgctcctcctgctcagcctggggctct GCTGCACCGATGCTCAGGGACAGACGGATGCAGTGGCGGACAGGTTCCTCAACAGGAATATGAAGCATCCCCAGGAGGGACAGCAACTGGAGCTGGAGTGCCCACCTTATGACAGGGATAAACCTATCTTCTGGATACGTCTAGATAAGTTTGGGAACATCCACTTTCTCGTCTCCAGTACCCCTGTTTCCGTCCAGGGGATGGCATTCTATGGGAGTAAGGGAACATCTTCACAGTTTGATACATGGTGGAGAGGCAACACCAATCTGCTGGTGGTAAAGAACTTCACAACCCAGGATGAGGGGACCTATTTCTGCATCAGCTACACCAACCAGgtgctgcacttcagctctGGACAACCCACTTTCTTCCCAG tCACAACTAAAGCGGCACCCACCACACTTGCAACCAccacccccagcagccaggtCACCAAGAAGGACAATTCACAACAGAGTCCAGATGCAG cagagcacatCACACTCAGTGATTCACACGGAGCAGCCAGGTCACCACAAAGAACAGCTCACAGCAGGGCCGAGATGCAG GAACAAACAGCAAGAATACACTGCATTTCTGCTATGATGTGGTCATGCGGGTTAACCTGGCTGgtgcctgcctcctgctcctcactgccataA